Proteins from a genomic interval of Acidobacteriota bacterium:
- a CDS encoding L,D-transpeptidase family protein, with product MKHEEIITEAQGEPSAAQSAPGEETLEASRGSKTPRVWRLPSPVGDTLLSYVMLGALLLTTLAAGVQVAVTTDVKAASSRAGLSQPGTPIAGAYRLASTNRSALRKALAAKPPVSPQVHSSLQTFYQQNDLRTAWFFGGVLKPAALPLLERLQACPTAALPGDLQPARLLERAQKMIAEGGEAAAVAALDRDLSAAFLSCVEALRQGAPGVHPRQHGWEVDLPGPDGLTLLTKALGSSSGSLGVTEGTQDGTTAEDGVRSALEENLPNHPQFQLLASALVRYETIAATGGWSTGLKIEDTWKPGDKIALAQLAKLSARLQKEGFLAADANPLPNEPRYEGALVTAIEAYQQARGLAVDGKLGDETVASLNVPVEERIQQLRINLQRSLWLNEDAAGTAVTVNIPAFRLQVTRGGEIVHRQNVVVGKRSWQTPIFRDQIELVVTNPTWNVPESIAVDEIIPQLREEPEYLQKKGFQVLSGWGADAEPMDPYAVDWDKVEAGETQIRFRQKPGPTNALGSIKFLFPNSHAVYLHDTPAQRAFLRADRAQSHGCVRVENPRELARVLLPEDVAERVESRLKGTEPATLSLPEPIPVQLVYMTAWVEEDGRVQFFDDVYEMDSDLGRAVERWNGVPVWLAADQELPTTETAQKSPRQPQSDRVAQVAQSSPANRSRS from the coding sequence TTGAAGCACGAAGAAATCATCACCGAAGCCCAAGGCGAACCCAGCGCAGCCCAAAGCGCGCCAGGTGAAGAAACACTGGAGGCCTCGCGAGGATCGAAGACTCCGCGAGTCTGGAGACTCCCGAGCCCCGTCGGCGACACCCTGTTGTCCTACGTGATGCTCGGCGCACTGCTCCTCACCACTCTGGCGGCGGGAGTACAGGTGGCGGTGACCACCGACGTCAAGGCCGCCAGCTCCCGCGCCGGACTGAGCCAGCCAGGAACCCCCATCGCCGGTGCCTATCGCCTGGCCTCCACCAATCGCTCTGCCCTGCGCAAGGCTCTGGCCGCGAAGCCGCCGGTGAGCCCCCAGGTCCACTCCTCCCTCCAGACTTTCTACCAACAGAACGACCTGCGCACCGCCTGGTTCTTCGGCGGCGTGCTGAAGCCCGCCGCGCTGCCTCTTCTGGAACGGCTCCAGGCCTGCCCCACCGCTGCGCTGCCCGGTGACCTCCAGCCTGCGAGGCTCCTGGAGCGCGCTCAGAAGATGATCGCCGAGGGTGGCGAGGCCGCGGCCGTCGCCGCTCTCGACCGCGACCTCTCCGCCGCGTTCCTCTCCTGCGTCGAAGCTCTGCGCCAGGGCGCTCCAGGGGTCCACCCCCGGCAGCATGGCTGGGAGGTCGACCTTCCCGGGCCCGACGGCCTGACGCTGCTGACCAAAGCGCTCGGTAGTAGCTCGGGGTCGCTGGGAGTCACCGAAGGCACCCAGGACGGCACCACGGCGGAGGACGGCGTCCGCAGCGCCCTGGAAGAGAACCTTCCCAACCATCCTCAATTCCAGCTGCTGGCGTCCGCTCTGGTGCGCTACGAAACCATCGCCGCCACCGGCGGGTGGTCCACCGGGCTGAAGATCGAAGACACCTGGAAGCCCGGCGACAAGATCGCCCTGGCGCAGCTGGCCAAGCTCAGCGCCCGGCTACAGAAAGAAGGCTTCCTTGCCGCCGACGCCAACCCCCTGCCCAACGAGCCACGCTACGAAGGAGCCCTGGTGACGGCCATCGAGGCCTATCAGCAAGCCCGTGGGCTGGCGGTGGACGGCAAGCTGGGAGACGAAACGGTGGCCTCCCTCAACGTGCCGGTGGAGGAGCGGATTCAGCAGCTACGCATCAACCTGCAGCGCAGCCTGTGGCTCAACGAGGACGCCGCCGGCACCGCGGTGACGGTGAATATTCCGGCCTTCCGCTTGCAGGTCACCCGCGGCGGAGAGATCGTCCACCGGCAGAACGTGGTGGTGGGCAAGCGCAGCTGGCAGACGCCCATTTTCCGCGACCAGATCGAGCTGGTGGTGACCAATCCCACCTGGAACGTCCCCGAATCCATCGCCGTCGACGAGATCATTCCGCAGCTGCGCGAGGAGCCCGAGTACCTGCAGAAGAAGGGCTTCCAGGTGCTCTCGGGGTGGGGTGCCGACGCCGAGCCCATGGATCCTTACGCCGTCGACTGGGACAAGGTCGAGGCCGGGGAAACCCAGATTCGCTTCCGCCAGAAGCCCGGCCCCACCAACGCCCTGGGCAGCATCAAATTCCTCTTCCCCAATTCCCACGCGGTCTACCTCCACGACACTCCCGCCCAGCGGGCCTTCCTGCGGGCGGACCGAGCTCAAAGCCACGGCTGTGTGCGAGTGGAGAATCCCCGGGAGCTGGCCCGCGTGCTGCTGCCGGAGGACGTGGCGGAACGCGTCGAGAGCCGACTGAAGGGCACCGAGCCGGCCACCCTGAGCCTGCCGGAGCCGATCCCAGTCCAGCTGGTGTACATGACCGCCTGGGTGGAAGAGGACGGCCGGGTGCAATTCTTCGACGACGTCTACGAGATGGACAGCGACCTGGGACGAGCCGTGGAGCGCTGGAACGGCGTTCCCGTCTGGCTGGCCGCTGATCAGGAGCTCCCGACAACCGAAACCGCCCAGAAGAGCCCGCGACAGCCCCAAAGCGACCGCGTCGCCCAGGTGGCTCAGAGCTCGCCGGCGAATCGCTCCCGGAGCTGA
- a CDS encoding sigma-54 dependent transcriptional regulator, producing the protein MNAAASPKLTALLVEDDKDALEALAALVSMEGFRTVMVPNLEAARKHIAKDPPDLVLLDVMLPDGQGFDLLEEIAEEGRAEVIMITGQASVETAVQALRLGAYDYLTKPVDVARLKTLLARLQSTRELKKEVVNLRTELRELGRFGSMVGMSQAMQRVYDLLEKVAPTDATVFLVGESGTGKEIAAQTVHSLSRRRDANFLALNCGAISETLIESELFGHERGAFTGANKRHEGHFERCSGGTIFLDEITEMPMEAQVKLLRVLESGKVLRVGGNKEIEVDVRVLAATNRDPQEAVEEGRLRKDLLYRLKVFPLELPPLRDRDGDVEALSQHFLAGLAKRHGESKVLSPEALERLKAWHWPGNVRELRNILERAYILADSVISPDDLPGEITGAEEARGPSVHVRVGASLDEVEKRVILATLDQLEGDKKSAAEMLGISLKTLYNRLKVYEGRD; encoded by the coding sequence ATGAACGCCGCCGCTTCTCCCAAGCTCACCGCTCTCTTGGTGGAGGACGACAAGGACGCCCTGGAGGCCCTTGCCGCCCTCGTTTCCATGGAGGGCTTCCGGACCGTCATGGTCCCCAACCTCGAGGCCGCGCGCAAACACATCGCCAAGGATCCTCCGGACCTGGTGTTGCTGGACGTCATGCTGCCCGATGGCCAGGGTTTCGACCTGCTCGAAGAGATCGCCGAGGAAGGCCGGGCGGAGGTGATCATGATCACCGGCCAGGCGTCGGTGGAGACCGCGGTGCAGGCGTTGCGCCTAGGGGCCTACGACTACCTCACCAAGCCCGTCGACGTGGCGCGGCTCAAGACCCTGCTGGCGCGGCTCCAATCCACCCGCGAGCTGAAGAAAGAGGTGGTGAACCTGCGCACGGAGCTGCGGGAGCTGGGACGCTTCGGCTCCATGGTGGGCATGTCCCAGGCCATGCAGCGGGTCTACGATCTGCTGGAGAAGGTGGCGCCTACCGACGCCACGGTCTTCCTGGTGGGGGAAAGCGGCACCGGCAAAGAGATCGCCGCCCAGACCGTCCACAGCCTGAGTCGCCGGCGGGATGCCAACTTCCTCGCCCTCAACTGCGGCGCCATCTCCGAGACCCTCATCGAGAGCGAGCTCTTCGGCCACGAGCGCGGCGCCTTCACCGGGGCCAACAAGCGTCATGAGGGCCACTTCGAGCGCTGCTCCGGCGGCACCATCTTCCTCGACGAAATCACCGAGATGCCCATGGAGGCACAGGTCAAGCTGCTGCGGGTGCTGGAGTCGGGCAAGGTGCTGCGGGTCGGCGGAAACAAAGAGATCGAGGTCGACGTGCGGGTCCTCGCCGCCACCAACCGCGATCCCCAGGAAGCGGTGGAAGAGGGCCGCCTGCGCAAGGATCTGCTCTACCGCCTGAAGGTCTTCCCCCTCGAGCTGCCGCCGCTGCGCGATCGGGACGGGGATGTAGAGGCTCTGAGCCAGCATTTCCTCGCCGGCTTGGCGAAACGCCACGGCGAGTCCAAGGTCCTTTCGCCGGAGGCTCTGGAGCGCCTCAAAGCCTGGCATTGGCCGGGCAACGTGCGCGAGCTGCGGAACATCTTGGAGCGCGCCTACATCCTCGCCGACTCGGTGATTTCCCCCGACGATCTGCCCGGCGAGATCACCGGCGCCGAGGAAGCCCGGGGGCCTTCGGTGCACGTGCGGGTGGGAGCCTCCCTGGACGAGGTGGAGAAGCGGGTGATCCTCGCCACCCTCGATCAGCTGGAAGGCGATAAGAAATCCGCCGCCGAGATGTTGGGCATCAGCCTCAAGACTCTCTACAACCGTCTCAAGGTTTACGAAGGCCGGGACTGA
- a CDS encoding phospholipase D-like domain-containing protein, protein MLLPTWLVVTLGGGTLLALVLGLLLWSGRSQRYTRLNPDPLPDADRLLPAAEGLTQSWAVEGNSLELFENGSEFYPALLREIDAAERSVHLEVYAWWRGEICRRVTDALCRAARRGVEVRLLVDALGSFLMEDELVSELEDCGCRVARYHDFRLRTLGRLNKRDHRKLAIFDGRRAFVFGHGIAEEWEGAGDRPDCWRDMALRVTGPAVNHLQAVFAQNWMEETAEFLVDPGYFPDLETTGDLPLQVVASSPRGGVSNSSIFYRLMVGSARREILIQNPYFAPGPEMAQMLCDASSRGVRVRLMLPGPVTDSRIVQYAGRYLYERLLEAGVEIYFFQTTLNHQKIVVVDRRWSYVGSANFDERSFDINAEVGLGIVHEDFAHRLVSLFERDLDQAEELELERWRRRAQWGRWLERAAFLVHDQL, encoded by the coding sequence ACTCGCCTCAATCCCGACCCCCTTCCCGACGCCGACCGGCTGCTCCCCGCCGCCGAGGGCCTGACCCAAAGCTGGGCCGTCGAAGGCAATTCACTGGAGCTGTTCGAAAACGGCTCCGAGTTTTATCCTGCTCTGCTGCGCGAGATCGACGCCGCGGAGCGTTCCGTGCATCTGGAGGTCTACGCCTGGTGGCGGGGAGAGATCTGCCGGCGGGTCACCGACGCCCTGTGCCGAGCGGCGAGGCGGGGAGTGGAAGTGCGTCTGCTGGTGGACGCCCTGGGCTCCTTCCTGATGGAGGACGAGCTGGTCTCGGAGCTCGAAGACTGCGGCTGTCGGGTGGCGCGCTACCACGACTTCCGCCTGCGTACCCTCGGGCGTCTGAACAAGCGGGATCACCGCAAGCTGGCCATCTTCGACGGCCGCCGCGCTTTCGTCTTCGGCCACGGCATCGCCGAGGAGTGGGAAGGAGCGGGGGACCGTCCGGATTGCTGGCGGGACATGGCCCTGCGGGTCACCGGGCCGGCGGTCAACCATCTGCAGGCGGTCTTCGCCCAGAACTGGATGGAGGAGACGGCGGAGTTCCTGGTCGATCCCGGGTACTTCCCCGACCTCGAGACCACCGGCGACCTGCCGCTGCAGGTGGTGGCGAGCTCGCCCCGCGGCGGCGTTTCCAATTCCTCCATCTTCTACCGGCTGATGGTGGGCTCCGCCCGCCGCGAGATCCTGATTCAGAATCCCTACTTCGCCCCGGGCCCGGAGATGGCCCAGATGCTCTGCGACGCCTCATCCCGCGGGGTGCGGGTGCGGTTGATGTTGCCGGGGCCGGTGACCGATAGCCGCATCGTCCAATACGCCGGCCGCTACCTCTATGAGCGCCTGCTCGAGGCCGGCGTCGAAATCTACTTCTTCCAGACCACCCTCAACCACCAGAAGATCGTGGTGGTGGATCGCCGCTGGAGCTACGTCGGCTCGGCGAACTTCGACGAGCGCTCCTTCGACATCAACGCCGAGGTCGGCCTGGGCATCGTCCACGAGGACTTCGCTCATCGCCTGGTGAGCCTCTTCGAACGCGATCTGGATCAGGCCGAGGAGCTGGAGCTGGAGCGCTGGCGCCGGCGAGCGCAGTGGGGCCGCTGGCTCGAACGGGCGGCATTCTTGGTCCACGATCAGCTCTGA
- a CDS encoding lmo0937 family membrane protein translates to MLWTLIAILLILWLLGLIGGYTFGGILHILLVVAVIVLLVRLIQGRRVL, encoded by the coding sequence ATGCTTTGGACTCTCATCGCGATTCTTCTGATCCTCTGGCTCCTCGGCCTCATCGGCGGCTACACCTTTGGCGGCATCCTGCACATCCTGCTGGTGGTCGCCGTCATCGTCCTGCTGGTTCGGCTGATCCAGGGCAGACGCGTCCTATGA
- a CDS encoding YqaE/Pmp3 family membrane protein has translation MSLVQIILAVLLPPLSVALNRGIGLHLLLNIVLTIIGWIPGVIHALWLTAGEPTPRTA, from the coding sequence ATGAGCCTTGTACAGATCATCCTCGCAGTGCTGCTGCCACCGCTCTCCGTCGCCTTGAACCGCGGCATTGGCCTGCACCTGCTGCTCAACATCGTGCTGACCATCATCGGCTGGATCCCCGGCGTCATTCACGCCCTGTGGCTGACCGCCGGAGAGCCGACTCCGCGCACGGCCTGA
- a CDS encoding AarF/UbiB family protein → MTAHPMHLPKFIRIAWILWKHGRNGLFDQMEPPMEFPPELSGQAAEHGDEAGKPEELADELEELGPTFVKLGQLLSTRPDLIPPDYLKALARLQDGVDPVPFDEIREILQEELGARPSKIFRTIEEEPMASASLAQVHRAVLRDGTRVALKVQRPGLRKRVVDDIQVLESAAELFAARCKTFDLEEVVGDLTRTLLQELDFQREAENLLRMDDTLAEYPRLVVPRPITGLSTSKLLTMELIHGTKVTDVNPVVLIDLDGEELAEQLFRGYLEQVLVQGFVHVDPHPGNLLLTADHRIALLDLGMVLELGQRMRELLLQLMLSISEGDGEQTTQLALRLGEETDELDVDALRAEISALVQRLTDHQIEELQLGILLMEVSQVAARNGLRLPREFPLLGKTLLNLDQVAILLAPNFQPNRTIQEEAARIAQDQMNAAWSPSALFSKLMSLRDTLERVPRAVDRVLETVEETGGVRLDVQAFDEERLLAGLQKIANRITAGLVLAALILGAALLMQVPSDLQLFGYPAFAIILFLGAVIGGCVLVWNIFRSDIQSN, encoded by the coding sequence ATGACCGCACACCCCATGCATCTACCCAAGTTCATCCGCATCGCCTGGATCCTCTGGAAGCACGGCCGCAACGGCCTCTTCGATCAAATGGAGCCACCCATGGAGTTTCCTCCGGAGCTCTCGGGCCAAGCCGCGGAGCACGGGGACGAAGCGGGCAAGCCGGAAGAGCTGGCGGATGAGCTCGAGGAGCTGGGGCCGACGTTCGTCAAGCTGGGCCAGCTCCTCTCCACCCGACCGGACCTCATCCCGCCGGACTATCTGAAAGCCCTGGCACGGCTCCAGGACGGCGTCGACCCAGTCCCCTTCGACGAGATTCGGGAAATCCTGCAGGAGGAGCTGGGAGCTCGGCCCTCGAAGATCTTCCGCACCATCGAAGAAGAGCCCATGGCCTCCGCCTCCCTGGCCCAGGTGCATCGGGCGGTGCTGCGAGACGGAACCCGAGTCGCCCTCAAAGTCCAGCGCCCGGGCCTGCGCAAGCGGGTGGTCGACGACATCCAGGTATTGGAGTCGGCGGCGGAGCTCTTTGCCGCCCGCTGCAAGACCTTCGACCTCGAAGAAGTGGTCGGCGACCTCACCCGCACTCTGCTGCAGGAGCTCGACTTCCAGCGCGAGGCGGAGAACCTGCTGCGCATGGACGACACCCTGGCCGAGTATCCGCGGCTGGTGGTCCCCCGCCCGATCACCGGCCTCAGCACCTCGAAGCTCCTGACCATGGAGCTGATCCATGGCACCAAGGTCACCGACGTCAACCCCGTGGTGCTCATCGACCTCGACGGCGAGGAGCTCGCGGAGCAGCTCTTCCGGGGGTATCTGGAGCAGGTCCTGGTGCAGGGCTTCGTGCACGTTGATCCCCATCCCGGAAATCTCCTGCTCACCGCGGACCACCGCATCGCGCTCCTCGACCTCGGCATGGTGTTGGAGCTCGGGCAGCGGATGCGCGAGCTGCTGCTCCAGCTGATGCTCTCCATCAGCGAAGGGGACGGCGAGCAGACGACTCAACTCGCTCTGCGCCTCGGCGAAGAGACCGACGAGCTCGACGTCGATGCCCTGCGCGCGGAGATCAGCGCTCTGGTGCAGAGGCTCACCGACCACCAGATCGAAGAGCTGCAGCTGGGCATCCTGCTGATGGAGGTCAGTCAGGTGGCCGCGCGCAACGGCCTGCGCCTGCCCCGGGAGTTTCCGCTCCTGGGCAAGACCTTGCTCAACCTGGACCAGGTGGCGATCCTCCTGGCGCCGAACTTCCAGCCCAACCGCACCATCCAAGAGGAAGCGGCGCGCATCGCCCAGGACCAGATGAATGCGGCCTGGAGCCCGTCGGCCCTCTTCTCCAAGCTGATGAGCCTGCGGGACACCCTCGAACGCGTTCCCCGCGCCGTCGACCGGGTGCTCGAAACCGTCGAGGAAACGGGAGGAGTGCGGCTGGACGTCCAAGCCTTCGACGAGGAGCGCCTGCTGGCGGGCCTGCAGAAGATCGCCAATCGCATCACCGCCGGTCTGGTGCTGGCGGCTCTCATCCTCGGTGCGGCGCTGTTGATGCAGGTGCCCTCGGACCTCCAGCTCTTCGGCTATCCCGCCTTCGCCATCATCCTCTTCCTCGGCGCCGTCATCGGCGGCTGCGTGCTGGTGTGGAATATCTTCCGCTCGGACATCCAAAGCAACTGA